One segment of Nocardia farcinica DNA contains the following:
- a CDS encoding acyl-[acyl-carrier-protein] thioesterase has product MSLDQPLAPLPEEGMGFVSAWPVRAGDVDPYNRLRFDAVARYLQDIAWEELHQTFLHRSDPNWIVRRTVVDVIRPVLWPDDVRLLRWCSSMSTRWTNMRVRITSGNGGLIETEGFWINISESTGMPARISDEGLSYLAKTTDEHRLRWRPYLTDATPPESDTDLPFPVRATDIDQYNHVNNACYWQAVEQFLVEYPKLVAGPHRAVIEYVAPVLARQHISVRSRYEPGDRTGRPQLRLWFVVGGTTTTVVRIMPLPG; this is encoded by the coding sequence GTGTCACTCGATCAGCCACTCGCCCCGCTTCCCGAGGAGGGCATGGGCTTTGTTTCGGCGTGGCCCGTCCGGGCTGGCGATGTGGATCCGTACAACCGGCTGCGTTTCGACGCGGTCGCGAGGTACCTGCAGGATATCGCCTGGGAAGAGTTACATCAGACCTTCCTGCATCGCTCGGATCCGAACTGGATCGTGCGGCGCACGGTGGTCGACGTCATCCGGCCGGTGCTGTGGCCGGACGACGTGCGGTTGCTGCGCTGGTGCTCGAGCATGTCCACCCGGTGGACGAACATGCGGGTGCGGATCACCAGCGGCAACGGCGGCCTGATCGAGACCGAGGGTTTCTGGATCAACATCAGCGAATCGACCGGCATGCCGGCCAGGATCAGCGACGAGGGCCTGTCCTACCTGGCCAAGACCACCGACGAGCACCGGCTGCGCTGGCGGCCGTACCTGACCGACGCGACCCCGCCGGAATCGGACACCGACCTGCCGTTCCCGGTCCGCGCCACCGACATCGACCAGTACAACCACGTGAACAACGCCTGTTACTGGCAGGCGGTCGAGCAGTTCCTCGTCGAGTACCCCAAGCTGGTCGCCGGGCCGCATCGGGCCGTGATCGAGTACGTCGCCCCCGTGCTGGCCAGGCAGCACATCAGTGTGCGCAGCCGGTACGAACCCGGCGACCGGACCGGCAGGCCGCAGCTGCGGCTGTGGTTCGTGGTCGGCGGCACGACGACGACCGTCG
- a CDS encoding transglycosylase SLT domain-containing protein — MTLTVDDVAAWQPEQLTAAADHAKAAYEGIDRIVGKALTDTQALTDTNAWSGVAGAAARTRMDTEKSRASAVGAALTALETAYRTQVGALSACKDKVVRLRTTYLDEPPVGFEVAADGLVTAAARIQRLRDNAGDTDVTTLVLAEEAAAAQRTLDLRLALKAAEDAATAARTAVATANTAVEQAFAALGDPKLGVPAQGSDTSTTPAAAPVAGTPPAQERPSYAMSGSGGGSGSSGYSGGSGYSGTSGSLGGQSSSAPTGPLPTGDVAKWIEDAKKILIEMGYKPEEIDERAIAMIIQHESGGNPYAENRWDSNWLAGHPSKGIMQTIDSTFNAYKAPGHDDIWNPVDNIVAAVRYSIDRYGSLSNVPGVAAVNQGGAYQGY; from the coding sequence ATGACCCTCACCGTCGACGACGTCGCCGCCTGGCAGCCCGAGCAGCTCACCGCGGCAGCCGACCACGCCAAGGCCGCGTACGAGGGCATCGACCGCATCGTGGGCAAGGCCCTCACCGACACCCAAGCACTCACCGACACCAATGCCTGGTCCGGCGTCGCGGGCGCGGCCGCCCGCACCCGGATGGACACCGAGAAATCCCGCGCCTCCGCCGTGGGCGCCGCGCTGACCGCCCTGGAGACCGCCTATCGCACCCAGGTCGGCGCGCTGAGCGCCTGCAAGGACAAGGTCGTGCGACTGCGCACCACCTATCTCGACGAGCCGCCGGTGGGCTTCGAGGTCGCCGCCGACGGGCTGGTCACCGCCGCGGCCCGCATCCAGCGGCTGCGTGACAACGCCGGTGACACCGACGTCACGACCCTCGTTCTCGCCGAGGAGGCCGCCGCCGCCCAGCGCACCCTCGACCTGCGTCTGGCCCTCAAAGCGGCCGAGGACGCCGCCACGGCCGCCCGCACCGCGGTCGCCACCGCCAACACCGCCGTCGAACAGGCCTTCGCCGCCCTCGGCGACCCGAAACTCGGCGTCCCGGCCCAGGGCAGCGACACCTCGACCACCCCGGCCGCCGCCCCCGTCGCGGGCACACCCCCCGCCCAGGAGCGGCCGAGCTACGCCATGTCGGGCAGTGGTGGGGGGTCGGGGAGTTCGGGGTACTCGGGCGGGTCCGGATATTCGGGAACGTCGGGTTCTCTTGGCGGGCAGAGCTCCAGTGCCCCCACGGGTCCGTTGCCCACGGGCGACGTGGCGAAGTGGATCGAGGACGCGAAGAAGATCCTCATCGAGATGGGATACAAGCCCGAGGAGATCGACGAACGCGCCATCGCGATGATCATCCAGCACGAATCCGGCGGCAACCCGTATGCCGAGAACCGCTGGGACAGCAATTGGCTGGCCGGCCACCCTTCCAAGGGAATCATGCAGACGATCGACAGCACCTTCAACGCATACAAAGCGCCGGGTCACGACGATATCTGGAATCCTGTGGACAACATCGTCGCCGCTGTTCGGTACTCGATCGACCGGTACGGCTCGCTGTCGAACGTGCCCGGCGTGGCGGCGGTGAATCAGGGCGGTGCCTATCAGGGCTACTGA
- a CDS encoding type VII secretion target — translation MTEGAQNTGLQVNPAALQTFATNLGAEAGELTGLGAGTAFSTAVGALPGTDFGAVAQQSADVVNRCLARMGERLTTVADSMRTAAGSYEMAEADFTRALTTIGLQLP, via the coding sequence ATGACCGAAGGGGCGCAGAACACCGGGTTGCAGGTGAACCCGGCCGCGCTGCAGACGTTCGCGACCAACCTGGGTGCCGAGGCGGGGGAACTCACCGGCCTCGGCGCGGGCACCGCGTTCAGCACCGCGGTCGGCGCGCTGCCCGGCACCGACTTCGGCGCCGTCGCCCAGCAGTCCGCCGACGTGGTGAACCGCTGCCTGGCGCGGATGGGGGAACGGCTCACCACCGTCGCCGACAGCATGCGCACCGCCGCGGGCAGCTACGAGATGGCCGAGGCCGATTTCACCCGCGCGCTCACCACCATCGGGCTGCAGCTGCCATGA